CGGCAGGTAACCGATCTCGCCGCTGCGGATGACCTTGCCCCCGGCGGGCTGGCCTTCGCCCGCGAGCACCCGGGTCAGCGTGGTCTTGCCTGCACCGTTACGGCCCACAAGGCCGATCTTGTCTCCCTTGTCGATCCGGAAGCTCACCTGGTCCATAAGGAGGCGGGCGCCGGCGCGCAGTTCGAGATCCTGGACGGTAATCAATGCAGCTAAGGCCTTTCACAACAGGGAACGCCGCGGCACAACGGTGGAATCTGCAGGGGGCCGGGGCAGTGCGGCCGAGAGCACGGCCTCTACAAGTCTACCGGCCCAGCCTCCGCCCGTTGACAAGAGCCCCACCGGCTGATGGCAACGACGGACGACGGCGTTGCCGGCCTTGAGGTGCCGGGCGCCCCGGTAGCCGTTGGTGCGGCCCTCCAGCTCCCGGGCGTTTGGTTAGTAGGGCTTCTACAAAAAACGCCGGTCCCCGTGCTCGTAGAGTCAAAATCAGAAGCTGGCCCCGAATCACTCGCGACAGGAACTACCATGACGAAGACCGACGGCAATTTTGCCGCCACCCCCGCCCGGCAGCGCACCCGCTGGAACGCCACCGACCTTGGCCTGATCGCGGTCTTCGCCGCGCTCGTGGCCGGATCCGCACTGGTTGCCGCCATTCCGGTGGCCGGGATGGGCGTTCCGATCACCGTGCAGACGCTCGCCGTGATGCTCACCGGCCTTGCCCTGGGCCCCGGCAGGGCGTTCGCCGCCGTCGGGCTTTACGTTCTCGTCGGTCTCGCGGGACTGCCGATCTTCAGCGGCGGACGCAGCGGTCTGGGGGTCCTGGCCGGTCCTTCGGCGGGCTACATCATCGGCTTTGTGTTTGCCGCGACAGCGGCGGGCTGGCTGACCGTCGTCGTGCTCCGCCGCACGGCGGGCCGTCCCGGCAGGCTTCGCGCGGTCCTCCTTTTCGCTGCCGCGATGGTTAGCAGCATCATCTTCGTCCACGGCCTCGGCATCCTCGGCATGATGGTCAACGCGAAGCTGGATTTCCCGAAGGCGTTCCTCGCGGACTTGGTCTTCTACCCGGGAGATGTGATTAAGAACGTACTGGCCGTGACTATTGCCCTGGCGCTGCACAAGGCATTTCCGGATCTGCTGATCCGCCGGGTCCGGACCTTTGGGTCGGTTACCGCGCCGGCCGGCAGCGCCAACGCCACGGTGGACCACCGGCCGTGAGCAGCATCGTGCTGGACCGGGCTGCGGTGCGGGTGGCGGTCGATGGCCGCGCCGGACCCAAGACCCTGCTGGAGGAGCAGACCTTGCAGTTCACGGAGCAGCGGATCGGCGTCATCGGTGCCAATGGCTCCGGCAAGTCCACCCTGCTGCGGCTCCTGAACGGCCTCGTAGCACCGAGCAGCGGCACCGTCACGGTCGATGACTGGGACACTGTCCGTTCGGTGCGGGAAGTCCGCCGGCGGGTTGGCTTTGTTTTCACGGATCCGCTGTCCCAACTGGTGATGCCGACCGGCCGGGAGGACGTGGAGCTGTCCCTCCGGCGTTCGGTCCGCAACGCCCGGGAACGCCGAAGCCAGGCGGAATCGACCCTGGACCGCTTCGGGCTGCTGCCGCTCGCGGACCAGAGCATCTACGAGCTGTCCGGTGGGGAACGCCAGCTTCTGGCTCTCGCCGCGGTCCTCGCCGTGGATCCGGAGGTGCTGGTCCTGGACGAGCCGTCCACCCTGCTGGACCTGCGCAACCGGGAACTGCTGCGGCGGACCCTGGCCGGACTCAGCCAGCAGGTCATCCTCTCCACCCACGACCTCGAGCTCGCGCTGGATCTCGACCGGATCCTGGTGGTCGACGCCGGCAGGGTCGTGTTCGACGGCGGGCCGGCCGCCGCCGTCGAGCACTACCGGGAGCTGAGCGCGGCGGGGCTCGCCGTGTGCGGCCCCGGGCCGGACCGGCCGCGCCGTGAGGATCCGCGCCGTGGGGATCCGCGGCCGGGGCAGCCGTGAGCGGCCACGGATTCCTGCTGGCCAACTATGCGCCCGGAAACTCCCTGGTGCACCGCGCGCCGCTGTGGCTGAAGTTCCTCCTGGTGGTCGGCTCCGGCATGGCGTCTTTCCTGGTTGGCGACTGGGCCGCCGCGGCCGTAACGCTTGCCGTGATGTGCGGGCTGTTCCTGATCAGCGGGGCGGGTCTGCCGCGGCTGTGGCGGGCGGTCCGGCCGGTCCTTCCGGTCCTGGCGGCGATCGGGCTGTTCCAGTGGTGGCAGCTTGGCGGTCCCACCGCGGCGCGGATTGTGCTCAACGTGCTGGTCTGTATTGTCGCGGCCTCCATCCTCACCGCCACCACCCCGGTGCAGCGGCTGCTGGACGGGGTGGCGTCCCTCGCGAGGCCGTTCCAGCGCTTCGGCGCGGATCCGGAACGCTTCGCGCTGACCATCGCCATTATGCTGCGCAGCATCCCGTTCATCGCAGGCGCATACAGCGATGTCCGCGACTCCGCCCGGGCCCGCGGGCTGGAGCGCAACCCCCGGGCCCTCATCCTCCCGGTCTTCATCACCACCGTGGCCTTCGCCAGGCAGACCGGAGATGCCCTCGCCGCCCGTGGCCTGGGCGAGGCCGGGGACCACACCTAACTTGCTGCCGCTCCGCGGGACATGCCCTCCCCTGACGCTGGCCGCTGGACCTAAGCCCACTATGTCCATTGGCTGAGCCCAGGACTGGGCATGTCCCGAGGTGGCGGCGGGAAGGAACTAGGACAGATTCCGGTACTCCAGCAGTGCGGCGGTGCCCATTCCGCCGGCGATGCTGATCAGGGCCAGCGCCAGTTGTCCTTCGACCGGGCTGCGGCGCGCCTGGGCCAGCAGCCGCGTGATGAGCACGGCGCCCGACGCCCCGTAGGCATGCCCCAGGGCCAGGGCTCCGCCGTCGAGGTTGGCGCGTTCCGGTGCGATGCCGAGCTGGTCCAGGCACGCAATGGTCTGGGATGCGAAGGCCTCATTGAACTCGACCAGCCCCAGCTCCGCGGCAGTGACGCCACTGCGTTCCAGCAGGCGTTCGGCCGCGACCGCCGCCCCGATGCCCAGCAGCTGCGGGGCCACACCTGCCGTGTCCGTGCCCCGCACCAGGAGCCCGTCACCGGCGCCCAGCTCGCGGGCACGTTTCACGGAGGTGATCACGACGGCGGCCGCCCCGTCAGCGTCGAAGCAGGAATTTCCGGCGGTGACGGTCCCGCCCGCGGCAAACGCCGGCGGGAACCGGGCCAGCACCGCCGCGGTCAACCCTCGGCGCGGCCCGTCGTCGGAACCGGCGGTAATAGCGCCATCCGGTCCGGAACCCCCGGGAAGCGCAACAATTTCTGCGTCAAAAAACCCCGCCGCGGCGGAGGCCAGGGCCCGCTGGTGGCTGCGCAGGGCAACGGCGTCCTGCCGGTCCCGGCTGACCCCGAACTCCAAGGCCACGTTTTCTGCCGCAGCGCCCATGTCCGGATCGCCGTAGCGGCCCGGTGCGAACTGCGCCCGCGCAAAGAACTCCGGGGCGCCGTCGCGGCTCCGATGGGCACGGAGCGGTGCCGTGCTGATGCTTTCCACACCGCCGGCCAGATAGACGCCGTCGCCGCCGGCGGCCACGAGGCGGGACGCGAGGACGATCGCGTCGAGCCCGGACCCGCACTGCCGGTCCACCGTGAGGCCGGGAACGCTGACCGGCAGGCCGGCGTCGAGGGCCGCAAGCCGGGCCACGTTCCCGCCGCCGCCCACGGCATTGCCGATCACAACGTCCGCCACCATGTCCGGGGCCACGTTGGTGTCGCTGAGCAGGCGGCGGAGCACGGGGGCCAGCAGTTCATGGGCGCGGACGGTCTTCAGGACGCCGTTGGCGCGGCAGACCGGGGTGCGCAAGGCAGCGATGATGACGGGCTGCCGGTCGTCGGGAAGCATCCGAGATGGAGTCTCAGGCAAGGCGCCGGATCCGGGGGTCGTTGCGGGTGATCCAGTCGAGCATCAGTTCCCGGCTGAGCTTGCCGCGGTCCGTCAGGGGAAGCTCGGTCAGGGCGAAGTATTCCAGCGGCCGCTTGTTGCGGGCCAGCACGTCCTCGATGCCCGCCTTCAGCTGGGTGGCCGTGATTCCGCCATGGGACGGGACGACGCCGGCGACCACCTTCTGGCCGCGGAGATCATCTGTGGGGCCGGCGGCCACGGCGGCTGCCACGCCGGGAACGGAGGCCAAAGCCAGCTCCACTTCATGCGGGTAGACGTTGGCGCCGGCGGTGATGATCATGTCCGAGCGGCGGCCCAGCATGTGCAGCGTCCCGCCGTCGAGGTAGCCCTGGTCCCCCACCGTGTGCCAGCCGTCGAAACTCTGCAGGGCCTGGCCGTCGTCACCCCAGAGGTAGCCGTCGCTGACCATTCCGCTGCGGACACAGATGTTGCCGTCAGTGCCGTCCGGCAGCTGAACCCCGCGCTCGTCGAGGATGCGGACCTCGACGCCGGGGAACGGCGTGCCGATCCCGGTTCCGCCCTGGTCCGGTTGCTGGCCGGGCCGGAGCCCGGCGCCGGAGACGAAGCTGAGCTCCGAGGCGCCATAGTACTCAAAAATAGTCGCGTTGGGTGCCCAGCGGCGGGCAGCTTCAAGGGTCCGCGCGTCCAGCTTTGAGCCGGCGCAGATGATGCTCCGGATGCCCGAGGCGTCGACGCCGCCGCTGAGTCCCCGTTCGCTGAGGATGCGGAGCATCGTGGGGACAAGGACCAGCCGGGTGATTCCGTCATGGCTGACGGCGGCGTGGGCGTCGCCGACGTCGAACCGGGCCAGGGTGTGGAACTCCGAGCCGGCGTACACGCATTCGGCCAGGGCGTAGAGGTTCAGGCTGGCCGCGAGGGGACCCGGCGCCAGGGTCCTGTCCTCCGTGTCCAGGCCAAAGAATTCGACCGACGCGTCGAAGGAGAGCTGCCAGGACCGGCGGGAGCGGCTGAAGGCTTTCGGGACAGACGTGGTGCCCGAGGTCAGGCCGATCAGGAACGGCGTGTCCGGGCCCCCGTCGGCAAGGTCCGACGCGGTGGCAAGCTCCGACGCGGCGGCCTCCGGGCCCGGGGCTGTCTCACGGATCCGGTCCCTGATCCCGTCCTGCAGATGCTGCGGCCACGTCGGGTCCAGCACGGCGCATTGCCGCTCCCCCGCGACGGCGGCGGCGAACGCGGCGGCGAAGTGCAGCGAGTTCCCCTCAGAAAGCACGGTCACCGCGGCAGGGCCGGTCACCAGCCCGGCGGCCGTGTCGCGCAGCTGCTCCCAGCTGAGGCGCTGCCCGGCCACGACGACGGCAGTACCGTCGGGGCGCTCGTCGGCCCAGCGCTGGAGTCTGTCGAGGAAAGGCATCAGATCAACTTTACCGGCCGCGGGCGGCCGCGCAGCCAGTACACGATATTGTGACTCCCTGAGTTTCAATGACAACGTCCAGCTGGACCCTTCCCAGGTCCAGGACCGGCGCGGCATGGGCCGCGGCGTCAAAGTCGGCGGCGGGATTGGCGGCGGCATCATCCTGCTGATCGCGGCGCTGCTCGGCATCAATCCCTCCCTCCTGGAAGGCCTCGGCGGCACCACGCAGGACTCCGGCTCGCAGAGCCAGAGCACCGCACCGGCCTGCAAGACCGGGGCCGACGCCGATGCCCGGCTCGACTGCCGCATCACCGGCACCGTCAACAGCCTGAACGCCTTCTGGCCCGCCTACCTGGCCCAGTACGACACGAAGTATCCACGGCCGAAGACGGTGATTTTCGATGCGGCCACCAACACCGGCTGCGGCGCGGCGACGTCGGACGTGGGACCGTTCTACTGCCCCGCGGACACCACCGCGTACTTTGACCCGGGGTTCTTCCAGGAGCTTGTGGACCGGTTCGGCTCCTCCGGCGGGCCGCTGGCGCAGGAGTACGTGGTGGCCCACGAGTTCGGCCACCATATCCAGAACGTCCTGGGGAACCTGGACCGCGCCCAGCAGGACCCCCAGGGGCCCGAATCCGGGGCGGTACGGGTGGAACTGCAGGCTGACTGCTACGCCGGACTGTGGGTCCGCTACGCCACGACCCAGCAGGATCCCAACACCGGGGTACCGTTCCTGGAACCGCTGAAGGAACCGGACCTGCAGGATGCCCTCTCCGCCGCCTCGGCCGTGGGTGATGACCGGATCCAGAAAGCCGCGACCGGCCGGGTGTCCCCCGAGGCCTGGACCCACGGTTCCAGCGCCCAGCGCCAGAAGTGGTTCTACCAGGGCTACAAGACCGGCGACATCAACCAGTGCGACACGTTCGGCGTCGCCACCCCGTAGCCCCTAACCTCATCCGCTGCTCCGTAACGGCCGTTTGGGGGTTCCTAAAGGGCCGTTACGGAGCAATCGATGGAACGACGACGGCGGGCCCACCTTGGGAGGTGGGCCCGCCGTCGTCGTATATTGCCGTCCGGGGCGCGGTGCGGTCTTAGATGTTGAAGCCGAGGGCGCGCATCTGGTCGCGGCCGTCTTCGGTGATCCGTTCCGGACCCCACGGCGGCATCCACACCCAGTTGAGGCGCCATTCGTCGACGACCCCGTCCAGGGCCTTGCCGACCTGCTCCTCGATCACGTCGGTGAGCGGGCAGGCAGCGGTGGTGAGCGTCATGTCGATCAGCAGGGCGCCGTCGTCGTCCGAGTACTTCAGGCCGTACAGCAGGCCCAGGTCAACGATGTTCACGCCCAGTTCGGGGTCGATCACATCCTTGAGTGCCTCTTCGACATCCTCGAGGCCCGTGCGGGCCACATTGAGTTCGGTCATTATGTCCTCACTAGGCCTGTGCTGCAGCGGAAGCGGCAGCGATGGTGGCTGCCCCTGCGCCCGTGGCGTAGCGGTCGTAGCCTTCTTCTTCGAGGCGGTCGGCGAGCTCCGGGCCGCCCTCTTCCACAACCTGGCCGTCAACAAAGACGTGCACGAATTCCGGCTTGATGTAGCGCAGGATCCGGGTGTAGTGCGTGATGAGCAGGGTGCCCATGTTGCCTTCGGCGTGGGCGCGGTTGACGCCCTCCGAGACAACCTTGAGTGCGTCGACGTCGAGGCCGGAGTCGGTCTCGTCCAGGATGGCGAACTTCGGCTTGAAGAGTTCCAGCTGGAGGATCTCGACGCGCTTCTTCTCGCCGCCGGAGAAACCCTCGTTGACGTTGCGCTGGGTGAAATCGGCGTCGATGCGCAGCTGCGCCATGGCAGCCTTGACGTCCTTGGTCCAGGTGCGCAGCTTGGGTGCTTCGCCGTCGATGGCCGTCTTGGCGGTCCGCAGGAAGTTCGTCATGCTGACGCCGGGGACCTCGACCGGGTACTGCATGGCCAGGAACAGGCCGGCGCGGGCGCGCTCGTCGACGGTCATGGCGAGGACGTCTTCGCCGTCCAGCGTGATGGTGCCGGAGGTGACGTTGTAGCGCGGGTGCCCGGCGATGGTGGACGCCAGGGTGGACTTGCCGGAACCGTTCGGGCCCATGATCGCGTGGGTCTCGCCCGTGCGGATGGTCAGGCTGACGCCCTTCAGGATTTCCTTCGTGCCCTGCTCGGTGTCAATGCTGACGTGCAGGTCCTTGATCTCAAGAGTAGACATGTGCCTTGTTCTCCTCTGCACGGTGCCCTCCGGCACTGTGCGGTTTCTTGTCGAATTCTTGTCGATAAATTCTGTGGTGCGGGGTGCCGGCTGCGGGCAGCTAGCTGAAGTTCGGGGCCTCGGCGCCGTTCAGGACGTTGGTGAAGTCTACGTAGACCTCATCGTCCAGGACGGTGACAGCAAAGACGGGAACAGGGTCATAGGCCGGCAGCTGGAGCGGCTCACCGCTGCGCAGGTCGAACTGGGAGCCGTGGCCCCAGCACTCGATCTTGCAGCCTTCCACCTCGCCCTCCGAGAGGGAG
This DNA window, taken from Pseudarthrobacter sp. ATCC 49987, encodes the following:
- a CDS encoding biotin transporter BioY; translation: MTKTDGNFAATPARQRTRWNATDLGLIAVFAALVAGSALVAAIPVAGMGVPITVQTLAVMLTGLALGPGRAFAAVGLYVLVGLAGLPIFSGGRSGLGVLAGPSAGYIIGFVFAATAAGWLTVVVLRRTAGRPGRLRAVLLFAAAMVSSIIFVHGLGILGMMVNAKLDFPKAFLADLVFYPGDVIKNVLAVTIALALHKAFPDLLIRRVRTFGSVTAPAGSANATVDHRP
- a CDS encoding energy-coupling factor transporter transmembrane component T family protein — protein: MSGHGFLLANYAPGNSLVHRAPLWLKFLLVVGSGMASFLVGDWAAAAVTLAVMCGLFLISGAGLPRLWRAVRPVLPVLAAIGLFQWWQLGGPTAARIVLNVLVCIVAASILTATTPVQRLLDGVASLARPFQRFGADPERFALTIAIMLRSIPFIAGAYSDVRDSARARGLERNPRALILPVFITTVAFARQTGDALAARGLGEAGDHT
- the ypfJ gene encoding KPN_02809 family neutral zinc metallopeptidase, which encodes MSFNDNVQLDPSQVQDRRGMGRGVKVGGGIGGGIILLIAALLGINPSLLEGLGGTTQDSGSQSQSTAPACKTGADADARLDCRITGTVNSLNAFWPAYLAQYDTKYPRPKTVIFDAATNTGCGAATSDVGPFYCPADTTAYFDPGFFQELVDRFGSSGGPLAQEYVVAHEFGHHIQNVLGNLDRAQQDPQGPESGAVRVELQADCYAGLWVRYATTQQDPNTGVPFLEPLKEPDLQDALSAASAVGDDRIQKAATGRVSPEAWTHGSSAQRQKWFYQGYKTGDINQCDTFGVATP
- a CDS encoding metal-sulfur cluster assembly factor — translated: MTELNVARTGLEDVEEALKDVIDPELGVNIVDLGLLYGLKYSDDDGALLIDMTLTTAACPLTDVIEEQVGKALDGVVDEWRLNWVWMPPWGPERITEDGRDQMRALGFNI
- a CDS encoding energy-coupling factor ABC transporter ATP-binding protein; the encoded protein is MLEEQTLQFTEQRIGVIGANGSGKSTLLRLLNGLVAPSSGTVTVDDWDTVRSVREVRRRVGFVFTDPLSQLVMPTGREDVELSLRRSVRNARERRSQAESTLDRFGLLPLADQSIYELSGGERQLLALAAVLAVDPEVLVLDEPSTLLDLRNRELLRRTLAGLSQQVILSTHDLELALDLDRILVVDAGRVVFDGGPAAAVEHYRELSAAGLAVCGPGPDRPRREDPRRGDPRPGQP
- the sufC gene encoding Fe-S cluster assembly ATPase SufC; the encoded protein is MSTLEIKDLHVSIDTEQGTKEILKGVSLTIRTGETHAIMGPNGSGKSTLASTIAGHPRYNVTSGTITLDGEDVLAMTVDERARAGLFLAMQYPVEVPGVSMTNFLRTAKTAIDGEAPKLRTWTKDVKAAMAQLRIDADFTQRNVNEGFSGGEKKRVEILQLELFKPKFAILDETDSGLDVDALKVVSEGVNRAHAEGNMGTLLITHYTRILRYIKPEFVHVFVDGQVVEEGGPELADRLEEEGYDRYATGAGAATIAAASAAAQA
- a CDS encoding non-heme iron oxygenase ferredoxin subunit, whose product is MTEQPRGELVCNASEIQLKQALRILVDDYPVAIVKDSMGEIHAIGDTCSHADISLSEGEVEGCKIECWGHGSQFDLRSGEPLQLPAYDPVPVFAVTVLDDEVYVDFTNVLNGAEAPNFS
- a CDS encoding thiolase family protein; this translates as MLPDDRQPVIIAALRTPVCRANGVLKTVRAHELLAPVLRRLLSDTNVAPDMVADVVIGNAVGGGGNVARLAALDAGLPVSVPGLTVDRQCGSGLDAIVLASRLVAAGGDGVYLAGGVESISTAPLRAHRSRDGAPEFFARAQFAPGRYGDPDMGAAAENVALEFGVSRDRQDAVALRSHQRALASAAAGFFDAEIVALPGGSGPDGAITAGSDDGPRRGLTAAVLARFPPAFAAGGTVTAGNSCFDADGAAAVVITSVKRARELGAGDGLLVRGTDTAGVAPQLLGIGAAVAAERLLERSGVTAAELGLVEFNEAFASQTIACLDQLGIAPERANLDGGALALGHAYGASGAVLITRLLAQARRSPVEGQLALALISIAGGMGTAALLEYRNLS
- a CDS encoding class I adenylate-forming enzyme family protein; this encodes MPFLDRLQRWADERPDGTAVVVAGQRLSWEQLRDTAAGLVTGPAAVTVLSEGNSLHFAAAFAAAVAGERQCAVLDPTWPQHLQDGIRDRIRETAPGPEAAASELATASDLADGGPDTPFLIGLTSGTTSVPKAFSRSRRSWQLSFDASVEFFGLDTEDRTLAPGPLAASLNLYALAECVYAGSEFHTLARFDVGDAHAAVSHDGITRLVLVPTMLRILSERGLSGGVDASGIRSIICAGSKLDARTLEAARRWAPNATIFEYYGASELSFVSGAGLRPGQQPDQGGTGIGTPFPGVEVRILDERGVQLPDGTDGNICVRSGMVSDGYLWGDDGQALQSFDGWHTVGDQGYLDGGTLHMLGRRSDMIITAGANVYPHEVELALASVPGVAAAVAAGPTDDLRGQKVVAGVVPSHGGITATQLKAGIEDVLARNKRPLEYFALTELPLTDRGKLSRELMLDWITRNDPRIRRLA